One genomic region from Populus nigra chromosome 8, ddPopNigr1.1, whole genome shotgun sequence encodes:
- the LOC133701815 gene encoding beta-amylase 8 isoform X1 codes for MNTNNSNQDLLINPQQTQIPQPDPYSHLPHPVQPGPSPHPHPQTRRPRGFAATAAAAASADNSSAVSSPNASGKGKREREKEKERTKLRERHRRAITSRMLTGLRQYGNFPLPARADMNDVLAALAREAGWTVETDGTTYRQSPPPSHTGSFGVRPVESPLLKNCAVKECQPSVLRIDESLSPGSLDSMVISERENSRNEKYTSASPINSVIECLDADQLIQDVHSGMHQNDFTENSYVPVYVMLAQNGFINNCCQLIDPQGVRQELSHMKSLDVDGVVVECWWGVVEAWSPQKYAWSGYRELFNIIQEFKLKLQVVMAFHEYGGTDSGDVMISLPQWVLEIGKDNQDIFFTDREGRRNTECLSWGIDKERVLKGRTGIEVYFDFMRSFRTEFNDLFTEGLITAIEIGLGPSGELKYPSFSERIGWRYPGIGEFQCYDKYSQQNLRKAAKLRGHSFWARGPDNAGQYNSRPHETGFFCERGDYDSYFGRFFLHWYSQSLIDHADNVLSLASFAFEDTKIIIKVPAVYWWYRTASHAAELTAGYYNPTNQDGYSPVFEVLKKHSVIMKFVCSGLPVSGFENDEALVDPEGLSWQILNSAWDRGLTVAGVNMLACYDREGYRRVVEMAKPRNDPDHHHFSFFVYQQPSALAQGTICFPELGYFIKCMHGEITGDLVS; via the exons atgaacacaaACAACAGTAATCAGGATCTCCTAATCAACCCTCAGCAAACCCAAATTCCCCAACCCGACCCATATTCTCACCTACCCCACCCCGTCCAACCAGGCCCTAGCCCTCACCCTCACCCTCAAACCCGCCGTCCACGAGGCTTCGCCGCCACTGCCGCCGCAGCTGCATCAGCTGATAACTCCTCCGCTGTTTCATCTCCCAATGCCTCGGGTAAaggtaagagagagagagagaaagagaaggagagaacCAAGCTTCGAGAACGACACCGTCGTGCTATTACAAGCAGAATGCTCACTGGTCTTAGACAATACGGTAATTTCCCTCTCCCTGCGCGTGCTGATATGAATGATGTTCTCGCTGCTTTAGCGCGTGAGGCTGGTTGGACTGTTGAAACGGATGGCACCACTTATCGCCAGTCACCTCCTCCTTCACATACG GGATCATTTGGAGTGAGGCCAGTAGAAAGTCCATTGCTAAAGAATTGTGCGGTGAAAGAGTGTCAGCCGTCGGTTCTTAGAATTGATGAGAGCTTGTCACCGGGGTCGCTTGATTCGATGGTGATTAGTGAGAGAGAGAATTCGAGGAATGAGAAGTACACAAGTGCGAGTCCCATTAATTCTGTCATTGAATGCTTGGATGCTGATCAg CTTATACAAGATGTTCATTCTGGCATGCACCAAAACGATTTCACGGAGAATTCTTATGTCCCTGTTTATGTAATGCTTGCA CAGAATGGGTTTATCAACAATTGCTGCCAGTTGATTGACCCACAAGGAGTTAGACAGGAGTTAAGTCACATGAAGTCTTTAGATGTGGATGGTGTGGTTGTGGAGTGCTGGTGGGGAGTTGTTGAAGCATGGAGTCCTCAGAAGTATGCGTGGTCTGGCTATAGGGAATTGTTTAACATTATCCAAGAATTCAAGTTGAAGTTGCAG GTTGTAATGGCATTTCATGAATATGGAGGAACTGACTCTGGCGATGTTATGATCTCCCTCCCCCAATGGGTTTTAGAAATTGGGAAAGATAACCAGGACATATTTTTCACAGATCGTGAAGGAAGGAGGAACACTGAATGTCTATCTTGGGGCATTGACAAAGAGCGAGTTCTAAAGGGAAGAACTGGTATAgag GTTTATTTTGACTTCATGAGAAGCTTCCGGACGGAGTTTAATGACTTGTTCACAGAGGGCCTTATTACTGCTATTGAAATTGGACTTGGACCGTCTGGGGAACTGAAGTATCCATCCTTTTCAGAAAGGATAGGATGGAGGTATCCTGGTATCGGTGAGTTTCAG TGCTATGATAAATATTCACAACAAAATCTTCGCAAAGCAGCTAAATTGCGTGGACATTCATTTTGGGCTAGGGGGCCTGATAATGCTGGTCAGTATAATTCAAGGCCACATGAAACTGGATTCTTCTGTGAACGAGGTGATTATGATAGCTACTTTGGTCGCTTTTTCCTCCATTGGTATTCCCAGTCATTGATAGACCATGCCGATAATGTTTTGTCTCTCGCAAGCTTTGCATTTGAGGatacaaaaatcatcatcaag GTTCCTGCAGTTTATTGGTGGTACAGGACAGCAAGCCATGCAGCAGAGCTAACAGCAGGATACTATAACCCGACAAACCAGGACGGATATTCTCCAGTTTTTGAGGTTTTGAAGAAACACTCGGTGATAATGAAGTTTGTCTGCTCAGGATTGCCAGTTTCAGGTTTTGAGAATGACGAAGCACTTGTTGATCCAGAAGGCTTGAGTTGGCAG ATTCTGAATTCTGCTTGGGACCGAGGATTGACAGTGGCTGGTGTAAATATGCTTGCCTGTTATGACAGAGAAGGGTATAGGAGAGTGGTTGAGATGGCAAAGCCAAGGAATGATCCCGACCACCATCACTTTTCATTTTTCGTGTATCAACAGCCATCAGCTTTAGCTCAAGGAACAATTTGCTTTCCAGAGTTGGGTTACTTTATCAAATGCATGCATG GTGAGATAACGGGTGATCTAGTATCCTGA
- the LOC133701815 gene encoding beta-amylase 8 isoform X2 — MNTNNSNQDLLINPQQTQIPQPDPYSHLPHPVQPGPSPHPHPQTRRPRGFAATAAAAASADNSSAVSSPNASGKGKREREKEKERTKLRERHRRAITSRMLTGLRQYGNFPLPARADMNDVLAALAREAGWTVETDGTTYRQSPPPSHTGSFGVRPVESPLLKNCAVKECQPSVLRIDESLSPGSLDSMVISERENSRNEKYTSASPINSVIECLDADQLIQDVHSGMHQNDFTENSYVPVYVMLANGFINNCCQLIDPQGVRQELSHMKSLDVDGVVVECWWGVVEAWSPQKYAWSGYRELFNIIQEFKLKLQVVMAFHEYGGTDSGDVMISLPQWVLEIGKDNQDIFFTDREGRRNTECLSWGIDKERVLKGRTGIEVYFDFMRSFRTEFNDLFTEGLITAIEIGLGPSGELKYPSFSERIGWRYPGIGEFQCYDKYSQQNLRKAAKLRGHSFWARGPDNAGQYNSRPHETGFFCERGDYDSYFGRFFLHWYSQSLIDHADNVLSLASFAFEDTKIIIKVPAVYWWYRTASHAAELTAGYYNPTNQDGYSPVFEVLKKHSVIMKFVCSGLPVSGFENDEALVDPEGLSWQILNSAWDRGLTVAGVNMLACYDREGYRRVVEMAKPRNDPDHHHFSFFVYQQPSALAQGTICFPELGYFIKCMHGEITGDLVS; from the exons atgaacacaaACAACAGTAATCAGGATCTCCTAATCAACCCTCAGCAAACCCAAATTCCCCAACCCGACCCATATTCTCACCTACCCCACCCCGTCCAACCAGGCCCTAGCCCTCACCCTCACCCTCAAACCCGCCGTCCACGAGGCTTCGCCGCCACTGCCGCCGCAGCTGCATCAGCTGATAACTCCTCCGCTGTTTCATCTCCCAATGCCTCGGGTAAaggtaagagagagagagagaaagagaaggagagaacCAAGCTTCGAGAACGACACCGTCGTGCTATTACAAGCAGAATGCTCACTGGTCTTAGACAATACGGTAATTTCCCTCTCCCTGCGCGTGCTGATATGAATGATGTTCTCGCTGCTTTAGCGCGTGAGGCTGGTTGGACTGTTGAAACGGATGGCACCACTTATCGCCAGTCACCTCCTCCTTCACATACG GGATCATTTGGAGTGAGGCCAGTAGAAAGTCCATTGCTAAAGAATTGTGCGGTGAAAGAGTGTCAGCCGTCGGTTCTTAGAATTGATGAGAGCTTGTCACCGGGGTCGCTTGATTCGATGGTGATTAGTGAGAGAGAGAATTCGAGGAATGAGAAGTACACAAGTGCGAGTCCCATTAATTCTGTCATTGAATGCTTGGATGCTGATCAg CTTATACAAGATGTTCATTCTGGCATGCACCAAAACGATTTCACGGAGAATTCTTATGTCCCTGTTTATGTAATGCTTGCA AATGGGTTTATCAACAATTGCTGCCAGTTGATTGACCCACAAGGAGTTAGACAGGAGTTAAGTCACATGAAGTCTTTAGATGTGGATGGTGTGGTTGTGGAGTGCTGGTGGGGAGTTGTTGAAGCATGGAGTCCTCAGAAGTATGCGTGGTCTGGCTATAGGGAATTGTTTAACATTATCCAAGAATTCAAGTTGAAGTTGCAG GTTGTAATGGCATTTCATGAATATGGAGGAACTGACTCTGGCGATGTTATGATCTCCCTCCCCCAATGGGTTTTAGAAATTGGGAAAGATAACCAGGACATATTTTTCACAGATCGTGAAGGAAGGAGGAACACTGAATGTCTATCTTGGGGCATTGACAAAGAGCGAGTTCTAAAGGGAAGAACTGGTATAgag GTTTATTTTGACTTCATGAGAAGCTTCCGGACGGAGTTTAATGACTTGTTCACAGAGGGCCTTATTACTGCTATTGAAATTGGACTTGGACCGTCTGGGGAACTGAAGTATCCATCCTTTTCAGAAAGGATAGGATGGAGGTATCCTGGTATCGGTGAGTTTCAG TGCTATGATAAATATTCACAACAAAATCTTCGCAAAGCAGCTAAATTGCGTGGACATTCATTTTGGGCTAGGGGGCCTGATAATGCTGGTCAGTATAATTCAAGGCCACATGAAACTGGATTCTTCTGTGAACGAGGTGATTATGATAGCTACTTTGGTCGCTTTTTCCTCCATTGGTATTCCCAGTCATTGATAGACCATGCCGATAATGTTTTGTCTCTCGCAAGCTTTGCATTTGAGGatacaaaaatcatcatcaag GTTCCTGCAGTTTATTGGTGGTACAGGACAGCAAGCCATGCAGCAGAGCTAACAGCAGGATACTATAACCCGACAAACCAGGACGGATATTCTCCAGTTTTTGAGGTTTTGAAGAAACACTCGGTGATAATGAAGTTTGTCTGCTCAGGATTGCCAGTTTCAGGTTTTGAGAATGACGAAGCACTTGTTGATCCAGAAGGCTTGAGTTGGCAG ATTCTGAATTCTGCTTGGGACCGAGGATTGACAGTGGCTGGTGTAAATATGCTTGCCTGTTATGACAGAGAAGGGTATAGGAGAGTGGTTGAGATGGCAAAGCCAAGGAATGATCCCGACCACCATCACTTTTCATTTTTCGTGTATCAACAGCCATCAGCTTTAGCTCAAGGAACAATTTGCTTTCCAGAGTTGGGTTACTTTATCAAATGCATGCATG GTGAGATAACGGGTGATCTAGTATCCTGA